A region of the Leptolyngbya sp. CCY15150 genome:
CACAATACCGCTGGCATCAACGATAAACCCAGAACCTTGCCCCTGCTGGCGATATTGTTGGGGCATCTGGGAGGGAAAGTTGTCGCCAAAGAATTGCCGAAAGAAAGGATCATCAAAAAACGGATCGGTTTGAAACCCAGTAGACACGGTGCGTTCTGTGTCAATCCGCACCACGGCTGGGCCAACCCGCTGCACCGCTGCAGAGACAAAATTGTGGCCGCCTCGCACCTCCGTGGGAGTCGGCACCTGGGCGGCAGGAACTTGGGCGATCGCTGGACTAGCCAGAGCCGCAACCGATCGCCCACCAATCACCTGAAAGCTAACGCCCACAAATACCAAACCTGCTAGCAACGACAGGACAAGGGTTTTGAGACCTTGCTTCATGCCAATCCTTGTCTTAATTTGCTTCATCCAAACCATACTCTGCTCTCCACAGATGAAACCATTGACCTCGCATCACGCCCAGCAATATTGCCCAGATAGGTCGCGGTGCGCTTGTACAGCTCTCCTGACCAGCTTTGCCTGTAGATAAGATGGCAGAGCGATCGCCGGAGCCGTTGCATGTACCTTCTTAGAATTATTTTCGATCAGGAGAGTTCCTGGCATCGGGGGATAACCGAATCGTCAGTCCGGCGATCGCCGGACATGTCAATTCCGCTCTGCCACCAGCAACCTAGCTAGGGCGAGATGCAGGCCACAGAGCTTGTTGAGCCATGCCCATCTCTTCAACAAACTCTAGGCCCACAAAGGCGATCGCTACTGCAACTCGTTGAGCATCTCTTCTGTTTTCGCAATGCCGTCAGCGTTGCCTTGCTGACGGTAGAGATCTAGGGCGGTTTCAAACACCGTCACCGCATCATAGGACAGCGCTCGCTGGATGAGTGCCTCCCCCAAGCCATAAAATCCATCTGGATCGTTAGGCGCTAATTCGGTATAGCGGCGATAGGCAACGCTGCTCCAAAGGGGATTCTCGTCTTCCAAGAGCGCACTGCCCAACAGCCGATAGGCTTCGGCCATATCTGGCTGAACGCGGGTGGCTTGCTGATAGGCCGCGATCGCTGCCGTTAGATCTCCTTGGGCACGACGGATATCACCCACTTGAAGATGGGCCCGCCCATTACCACTATTCCGACGAATCGCTTCCTCAAAGGCCGTGAGTGCTTCTGGCATGTTGCCCAAGTTCACCAGAGCAATGCCCAGGTTGAGGTAGGAGTCACTGCGGGGAGTAATAGCAACCGCTTGCTGTAAGGCAGAGACGGCCTCTTGGTGTTGCCCTTGCTGGATGTAGGCAACACCTTGATATTCATAGGCTCGACTATCATTAGGCCGCAGAGACTGCAACTGACGCAGGGCCGTTAGGGCTTCGTCGTAGCGTTCTGCCCGCACCAGCACCACCCCTAAACCGAGGAAGGCATCGCTGTAGTCCGAGGAGAGCTGGGTAGCGCGGCGATAGGCTTCGGCAGCGGCGTCATAGTTCCCCAGATTCGCCTGGCTATAGCCCAGGGCATAGTAAAAATCAGCATTGTCCGATTCCAAGGCGATCGCCTGCTCATAGGCAGCGGCAGCTTCTTGATAGTCACCTTGATTGGCATGGGCAAAGCCGATACCGGAGTAGATGCGAGCATTATCAGGTTCTAGGGCGATCGCCTGCTGGTATACAGCCAGAGCCGCGCCATAATCTCCCGCAGCCACCAGGTCTCGTCCTTCGTCTAACAGGTCATTGAGCTGCTCATTGCCGCTCGACGCTTGACTGATGAGCGCCGGGGGTGATTGGGCCCAAGCCGGGAGGACGATCGCCTGCGTGGCCATCAAAACACTTAGGGTCAATGCAATTCGGTTTACCATGGGTATAACTCTAGCTCCTCAATGCTGCTAGTTTACGTCGCTCGTTCAGCCCATCCGGTTAGCTCCGGTGGATTCATGCGGCATCAAACGGGACGTGAATGGTTCGTTGTGGGAAGATTTGTCGTTGGTGAATGTAGCCTATGATTTTAACAACAACCGATGTCCTTCAGGGACAAATTGTGGACGCCTACCTAGGAATTGTCACCGCTGAGGTGGTCTACGGCAGTAATGCCCTGCGAGACTTTTTTGCTGGCATTCGTGACATCATTGGCGGGCGTACCGGCAGCTATGAGCGCGTCTTCGAGAAGGGGCATCAGGATGCACTCGAGGAATTGGAAGAACGAGCAGCCCGCCTGGGAGCCGATGCGGTGATCGGTATCGAAATCGACACCGGCACCATCAACATCGACGATCGCGGGGCGCTGCTGCTGGTCACCGCTAGCGGCACGGCGATTAGGCTTCGGGCGCAGTAACCGTGAACCCCATCTGGGCTAGCCCCTGACGCAAACGATGGGCTTCCACCGGATTTTGGGACTGATGGAGGGCGATCGCCTTTTGAAATGCAGCCAATCCTTCGGGCATCTTCCCTAGCTTAAAAAGGGTGACGCCTAGGTTTTGGTAGGCCTCAGCATAGTCGGGCTGGCGTTGAATCGCTTGGTCATAGTGGGCGATCGCCTCTGAAAACCGGCCCATGCCCTTCAGGGTCAGACCCAGGTTGTAATGGCCGATGGCAAACTCGGGGTCAATGTCCACCATGGCACGAAAGGCCGCCTCCGCCCCCGCCAGATCGCCCGCCGCCCGCCGCAGACTGCCGAGATTGTTGTAGGCTCCTAGCTTTAAGACCGGAAAAATAGCTTGCTGAATCGCTGCTTGGTAATGCTGGGCAGCTTGATCCACATGGGTGAGTTGGCTATAGGCAATGCCCAAATGGTAGTGCAGCTCATAGGCCACCGATGGATCCAAGTTGCTCCCTTGCAAACCTCGCTCCAACAATTCCACCCCATCCCGCACCCGTTCCATCTGCACATAGAGCGCCCCCAATTTACTGCAGGCATAGGGATCGCCGGGGTGGGTGACGAGAAATCGCTCCATAGCCAGCCGCGCCTTGTTCAGCTTATGGCGACTGGCGATCGCCTCTGCCGTATAGCCGTGATGCAACATGGCGACGCCGGGAAGGTTGGCCACCGTCCAGTGAGCCTCTTGGCGCATCAACTCCGCCACGCTATCGTCCACCATGGCGTGATAGGGCCGGGAAAAGGACAGGCTAGGATGGCGGCGAAAGAGCCGAGATACCAAAGAATAGGGCGATTGGGCAGCACCAATTTCCTGGCGCACTAAATTCACCACCAAGCCATTAGGATCAGCGATCGCCTCCCGCAGCCGCGCCCCTACCCCAGGAACCAGTTGTTCATCCGCATCCAACACCAGCACCCAATCCCCGGTGGCATGGGCGAGGCAGGCATTACGGGCCGCTGCAAAGTCATCACACCACAGGAAATAATGCAGCTTAGCCCCGTAGGCTTCCGCA
Encoded here:
- a CDS encoding tetratricopeptide repeat protein, yielding MVNRIALTLSVLMATQAIVLPAWAQSPPALISQASSGNEQLNDLLDEGRDLVAAGDYGAALAVYQQAIALEPDNARIYSGIGFAHANQGDYQEAAAAYEQAIALESDNADFYYALGYSQANLGNYDAAAEAYRRATQLSSDYSDAFLGLGVVLVRAERYDEALTALRQLQSLRPNDSRAYEYQGVAYIQQGQHQEAVSALQQAVAITPRSDSYLNLGIALVNLGNMPEALTAFEEAIRRNSGNGRAHLQVGDIRRAQGDLTAAIAAYQQATRVQPDMAEAYRLLGSALLEDENPLWSSVAYRRYTELAPNDPDGFYGLGEALIQRALSYDAVTVFETALDLYRQQGNADGIAKTEEMLNELQ
- a CDS encoding YbjQ family protein, giving the protein MILTTTDVLQGQIVDAYLGIVTAEVVYGSNALRDFFAGIRDIIGGRTGSYERVFEKGHQDALEELEERAARLGADAVIGIEIDTGTINIDDRGALLLVTASGTAIRLRAQ
- a CDS encoding glycosyltransferase, whose amino-acid sequence is MSEAPTLSLCMIVKNEEENLRRCLDSVMDVVDELVILDTGSADDTPDIAEAYGAKLHYFLWCDDFAAARNACLAHATGDWVLVLDADEQLVPGVGARLREAIADPNGLVVNLVRQEIGAAQSPYSLVSRLFRRHPSLSFSRPYHAMVDDSVAELMRQEAHWTVANLPGVAMLHHGYTAEAIASRHKLNKARLAMERFLVTHPGDPYACSKLGALYVQMERVRDGVELLERGLQGSNLDPSVAYELHYHLGIAYSQLTHVDQAAQHYQAAIQQAIFPVLKLGAYNNLGSLRRAAGDLAGAEAAFRAMVDIDPEFAIGHYNLGLTLKGMGRFSEAIAHYDQAIQRQPDYAEAYQNLGVTLFKLGKMPEGLAAFQKAIALHQSQNPVEAHRLRQGLAQMGFTVTAPEA